A region of the Dreissena polymorpha isolate Duluth1 chromosome 6, UMN_Dpol_1.0, whole genome shotgun sequence genome:
TGTTTGCGTTGGTTAAGATAAGATATAATTACATCTGCACAGCTAAATGATTTTGCGACATAGTAAAAAATGCGTACAAGTAATACCCGTTATGTGGAAATGGGTATTATGCCTTTCGCGGCCAACGTAGTTACAGGCCAGCATGAGAATTCGCGCAGTCTAGTCTGGAACTACCCTTGTCTCtacatgagtcgtgttctgagaaaacagggcataatgtatgtgcgtaaagtgtcgtcccagattagcctgtgcagtccgcacaggctaatcagggacgacactttccgcctaaattggaattttgcaaagaagagacttcttttaaacgaaaatgtcataaaaaggAAAGTggcgtccatgataagcctgtgcggactgcacaggctaatctgggacgacactttacgcacatgcattatgcaatgttttctcagaacacattTCATAAAGTCACGAAATATTTCGTGGTCCCATTTTCGGACAGAGTAGCTTCTGACTAGACTGCACGAATAATTATACTATAAACAATACTTCACTTTATCGCAAAATGTAACTGTACAGTACTTACATATAGTCTCAAACAACAATGCATTAGACCCATTATAGCATGACGCATCTTGTACATGTAATTGCATAAGAAACAAATAGGAAGCTGAGGAAAACCGATGTATGCCATACTTGAAAATGCATATCATTTCATGACATTTGTTAAATATGTAGGTCCCCTCGACCACGTGCTATTTGTGAAATGATAATTCCGTGTCATGTATTCTGTATTCTGTATTTAAAACTCCATTGTAATGATTAACAATCGGCACGTGTATTTCGCTTCATTCTGTGAAAAAGGCATATACGTATTgtgaatagatagatagatacattctttatttcctccattcACGGAGAGCTTAACACATTTACaacaagtatttacatcattaatgtatacaatagataataatatatgtatattaatatatgtacatgcatatacACAGCAATAGAGAGACGATTTTATAATTAGCACACTCACAAACTAACAAACTAGTCTAAGCAATAGGATTGCTAATTGATTATTCAGGCGATTGTCATCTGTAGTTGATAGCGTCATTTTAAACAACGTTACGATTTGATTTGTTCTAATGGTGTATTtcgtgttaattttataaaacactGAAACCCCTTTTGGTAAATGACAGCATCCCAAAGTGATTCACGTAACAGTTCCCTTTTCGAACAAAAACACACTGAATGAAGTAGTTTGTTTTCCGTGTGTATCCCACACAATGAGCACACTGTTGGGTACGATCTAGAGAGGAATCCTCCCAGTTGTGCCATCAGGGTAGCTATTAAGGGCGATAGCTTAGGCGAAATCCGGGATATTTTCAAGAGGGACGAGGGCTTATCTACGTGTATAACATTATCAAGGTTCAATGTGGGACACACGTCCCGGATACTTTCCAACTGTCTGTGATGTTCCGGAGCGGATACCGATCGTAGGAGCATCTGTTTCCACGCTTGCTTAGACGGGAACAAACCTGATTGTAATACCCGTCTAAACACGATTGCAGTTGGTATATATACAGCAGTCTGTAGATTTCCGGAAAGAAGCCTTTAGTTTGTTTGTCGTTATTCAGGTATCGTACAAGTCTGTTAATGAACACTTGTTTGGCAAGGTATTGGTTTGTTAAACGACATAATTGACCAAAAAACACTAGCTTTTTCCTGTCAATGATATTCTCAATCGAGTTTACATTAATTGATGCTAATGCAAAGTCCGTATTCGTTAAGGAATGAAATTGCTGCATAGATTTAATACAGAACCGATGAGAGCGCTCAATGCGTAACATATCGCTGGCACCGTATTATGCTAGGTTCACACCAACGGCGCTTTTATGGCGCTTTAAAGCGGCGTGCAAAGCGGCACCAAAACGTAACAATGCTTCAATAAAGCGTCAGTGTCGTAATAGATCGTGTGATAAAGCGGGACATTCGGCAAGAGCGCCAAcaatttttaaactgtttaaaaatttTGGGCGCTCTGTCACGAATTGATTAAAGCGCCGAGAGCGTATCAAAGCTTTAAAAAACGTAACAAAACTCAGTAAAGCTTGATTCAACTCGTAGGAAAGCTTAACAGAGTTTGGTTCGAAGCGGGGACCCCAGTCTTCACGGTATGTCACCACTTGACACGCTTTGTTAAGATGGCTCAAGATTTGCTACGATCTGACATGAAGATCTTACACGAGGTCAGACGCTTTTATCAAGATATGACACGCTTTGTTACGTTTTCATGAAGGACTCTCCCGCTTTCCCACGAATTGAGACGCTTTCATCAAGGATTGACACGTTTTGAAAGGCTTTGATACACTTGGCAAGCTTCCTCACGCTTTCGCACGATCTTTCACGATCTCCTACGATATGACGCTCTTCCGTCATCTCTATAAATAGCACTTGAGTACCACACATCGCTTTGTGTACTGCttcggcagtacatatactaaaattgaAACGATACACATTGCATTATTTTCAGCTACTCTATAAATAGTACTTTAGTTCCACACACTgcataattttcaaacaaataggACGTATCCTGAACCTGAAAAACTACTATTTAAAGCTCTATAAAGGTGAGAAattcaattattatgcatataatctGATCTAATTGTtacggatttcagttactcttgcataaaaaatgcccataacacagctaaggtgcaacgttgtcaagaattatggaagatatacccgctttataattgaaagaaatgtttacaactttgcaactaacgtgatgtgtagcctcaaagcggttACGTATGCTacaaatagccgaaagaaaattcaatttcaattctattttaaacaactttttaccagcagaaagtaacttactATATCACTACAAACGTTATagccatttagaagagacctactttgtgagtgataccagaaaacgttgaaaatcaacgatgtatgtttggtgacctgagtcactttcactttcaattTACGAGTAAACAGCGatttaaataaactgattgtttgtaaacacaattaactTGGAGGACACTGCGTTTTTAGCTCAAAGCaatttgtattgctcatttttgtattgttatgtccaatagcatatatatattgttttttgataacctatctaaataaaatatgaaaaaaataattaaaatcggtaaataattacggatcctcaactttatagagcctttaacacaAAGATGGGACCCAAGAGAGGTAAAGGTGCAGCAAAGAAGAGCCGAAAAGAGACAGTCAAAGGCCAAGTGGCTGAAAGGCCGAGGTCTCCAACATTACCGCCGGCAGAAGATGAAGAAATACTGGTTCCAGAGCCAAAGCAGCCACAGCCTCACCCTGCAGGGGATCATCTCCCAGTCATCACACCTGTTCCAGCAGCAGCCGCCAGCAAAAAGCGTACGTACAAACCATACTACTATGCAACACTAACAGAAGCGCAAAAAGAAGAGGTCATTGACTGGCTAAAAGACACTCCTTCCATCTACTCAAAGAGACTGTCAGATTATAAAGACACGCAGAACAAAGAGAAGCTATGGGAGGAAAAAGCTGCTGACATGGGTGTTGAGGTTGCAGCCCTTAAAACCTTTTACAAGTCCAACCGTACCCAGATGAGCCGCCTTAAGAGGACTGTGGGGAAGTCGGGTGAGGGCACTGAAACAGTCGAGGACATGTCTGCCACGGATAAATGGGTCTGGGAGAGGTTCTCCTTCCTCAAGGACCACATCGAAATCGTGGAACGCAGAAACGTGGTGAGCATCCGTGGTAG
Encoded here:
- the LOC127835417 gene encoding uncharacterized protein LOC127835417; amino-acid sequence: MGPKRGKGAAKKSRKETVKGQVAERPRSPTLPPAEDEEILVPEPKQPQPHPAGDHLPVITPVPAAAASKKRTYKPYYYATLTEAQKEEVIDWLKDTPSIYSKRLSDYKDTQNKEKLWEEKAADMGVEVAALKTFYKSNRTQMSRLKRTVGKSGEGTETVEDMSATDKWVWERFSFLKDHIEIVERRNVVSIRGRGTEPTEVIIPSDSGSESQPTEPPSHRLSTESVDLKRSLMEFMSDKKGGPSTFARHIDESLAQLPGDIKHTDEAYGSATRRTEAG